From the genome of Longispora fulva:
CCGCGACATGCAGCACGATGGAGCCTGGTCGCGGTTCGACCGCGATGCCCTCGATCTCGCGACCGATGAGGCCAAGAGCTGCCTGGCCCACCTGGAGGAGCAGGTAGTTGCGCCGCTGGAGCGTACGCAGCTGATCAGGGGTCAGGTCCAGGTTGACATATTCCGGCACGGACTCGGTCACGCCCACAGACTACGGCCGAATCCCCACTCCCACGCGACCGAGTTATGCGACGTCCTGGGCAGGACGGGGCGGGAAGGTCATCACCTTCCGCACGGCGACCAGCGCGTCCACCCGCTGCCGGATCAACCCGGCCATGTCGAGGGCGTGTCGCTCGGCGAGCGCGTCGAGGTGCGCGGCATGGGCGTCGGCACCAGGAAGCTTGCCGAGCAGGATGCGCAGCTCGGTCTCGGCGAACACCAGCTTGCCGCCCACAGCACGGAGCGCAGGGTCCTCGGGGTCGGCCGCACCGAGTTCCGTCAGGCGGGCGGTGACCCTGTGCTCAAACTCGGGAAGGATGCTCATCGAGACCGCCAATCCTGCGCAGGTGGGCCACGGAATCAGCGTGGCGACCGTCCGGTATCGCGGAGCATATCCCTTCCAGGAGCTGCCGCATGGTCTGGGTGTGTTGCGCGGATGGGGTCCGTTCCACGGCGTGAACAGCGCTGTCGACAGCGCTCCTGGAGTCGCCACTGTGGCCGAGGGCGAGTGCTCTGTTGAGGTCCACCTGGACACCCCACCGGGTCAGGTTGGCTGGCCGCGCGGCGGCAACCTCGCCCAGCACCCGGTCGACGGTCACCGTGTCTCCAAGAGCCGCGTGGACGTATGTCTCGCGCAGGGCATAGCGCCACGCGGGCAGGTAGTACATCGACTCGGCCTCGTCCACGACGGTCAGCCTTTCATAAGCCCGGCGGGCCTCAGCCAAGGCGGCATGAGCACTCGACCGCTCTCCGAGCCTCGCGTATGCCCTGGCCACGGCCACCATGATCTCCATCCGACCGACCGAGGGACCTTCGGTCATGCCGGCGCTCAGCTGGGCGGCCTTCAGGATCGACCCAGGAGTGCCGTACCCGTCGTAGTCGCTGCGGAGCACCTCCCTGCCCCTGATCCAGGCCATCAGCGTGACGTCCCTGGTCGTCGCCGCCATTCTCTTGGCGGTCCGATACCACCCAGGAGCCGCGCGGATGTCACCCGCGCTGGCGGCACTCATCGCCATCAGCGTCGCCAGGCGTGCCGCGACGCTCCGCAGTTCTTCGTTGTCGCGGTCGGTCAGCTGATGCCGGAGGACGAGGAGGTCTCCGGTCAACCGCTCCAGCATGGCGGCAGGCGGAGTCGTCATGCAGTCGCGGCCGTGGGCCTCGCAGATCTCCTGCCAGTCGTCGACCGTGGCGGACTCGCCCAGGCCTGAGACGAGGCTCTTCCTGATCACCTCGGTCAACAGCGACGGCGCGAACGGACCAACGGGTAGAGCTGCAATCAGCGTTCGGCGTTCCATGGCGTCTCCGGGCACCTCGAAGCCGAGAACCTTCTCGTAGGCCTCCACGACCTCGATTGTCGCGGTCTTGCGGCCGTTCTCGACATTGCTCAGGTACGGCTTCGTGAAGTGGGTCCGCCGCTCCATCTCGGACAGGCTGAGACCGGCCGCGTCGCGTGCGGCCTTCAAGATGGCGCCCACTGCAGGCTGAGAATCGCTCATGACCTCATACGGAAACCCGGGGATACGGTCAGATACTTCAACGATCGTGTCCCATGGATGACGCTGTGTCCAGAGCGTCCCCCGTCGGTCGGGCAGGCCGGGTCCAGCACCGCCGACAGCCCTTAGCCGCAGGTGACAGCAAGGCGCCGGCGGGGGCTCGCTCACCCATTTCCAGACGAGGGGGCAGGGAGCTTCTGACGGCTCTCGCCCTGCCCCCTCTGACCCGAAGGGCTGAAACCATGCTCAAGACATCGCCGGCGCAGGTCAAGGAGTTGGGCGAGCGGATCGTCAGTTTTCTCGACAGTTACGGGCCAGCCGACGGGGACGCCGTGTTGTTCGTGGACGACGAGGGGCGGTTCGGCTTCGACGCGGGGCCCGACTGCCCCGCCGGTTGTCGGACGGTCATGAACCGGGCGGGGGTCGACCGGCTGATGGTGCTGCACGGGTACCTGCCGCAGGATCTCGGCCGGGCGGACACCCGTGCGGCGTTCGCGGAGCTGATCGGGGAGAACGCGTGGCTGTCGTGACTGCCGGTCCGACCCGGGAGCTGCCGGTCCTCCGGGACGGTACCCGCACCTGGCGAGGGGGCTGTCCGCGCTGCCGGGAGGGCATGGTCGCGCTCGACGACGCCGAGGCCACGCTGGTCATGGAGCTGTCCGGCGGCCGGAACGGCGACTGGCGTGCCGACCGGTGCGCGGACCGGTGCGCGGACCGGCGCAGCTGGCACCTGGTCAGGCGGACCCACCACGGGCGGCCCCGGGGAAGCCAGGCGTGGGCGTGGGTACTCGTCGTCGCGGCAGCACTGGTCGTGCTCGCCCTGATGTGACCGGGAACGAGTTCGGGGAGGGTCCGCCGCCCAGGCGGACCCTCCCCGATGGGGTGGCTCAGCGACTGTAGAAGCCCACCACGTCGGCCACGATGTGCACGCTGCCGGAGCTGGTGTTGTAGAACCGGACCCTACCGTTCTCCGGGTTCAGAGGGACCACTACCAGGTTCGGCACCGTCTGGCCGGGGCGCCAGTTCAGGTTCGACGCGTTCGGTTTCTCCTGCCTGAAGTCGCCCGTGACAGTCAGGAAGCCGAAGTCCTTCGGCTCGGTCACCGTGACGTTGAGGACGACAGCGGTCGCGCCGTCCGGGGACAGGCCGCCGACACCCAGTTCGTACAAATCGCCAGGCCCCACCGGATTCCCGCTGGGCCCACTCCGGGTGTCCAGTGCCCGGTACGGCGATTGGGCGTGGAAGACCGCGCCGTTGCCGGCGGTGGTGTAGTAGCCGACGAGGTCGGCGACGACATGCACCGTGCCCGGGCTGGTGTTGTGGAACGCCACCTTGCCGTTGACCACCGGCACCACGACCAGGTTCGGTGCGGTCAGGCCCGGGGTCCAGTTCAGGTTGGACGCGTTCGGCAGGGCCTGCCCGTCCGGGTACACCGTGAGGAAGCCGTTCGCGGCCGGTTGGGTGACCGTCACGTTCATGGTCACGGCCGTGACGCCGGTGGCCGGCACCCCGTTGCCGCCCGTCACCTGGAGGGTCAGAGTGCCGCCCGGGGCGATCGGTGTGGTGGTCGGGATCCCGATCCGCTCCCGGGTGTCGAGCACCCGGACCGGGCCGAGCGGGGCGAAAACACTGCCGCCGGCCGAGCTGTGGTAGCCCACGAGGTCCGCGACGACGTGCACCGTGCCCGGGCTGGTGTTGTGGAAGTCCACCTTGCCGTTCACGACCGACACCACGACCAGGTTCGGCACGGTGAGGCCCGGGGTCCAGTTCAGGTTCGACGCGTTCGGCAGGGACTGGCCGTCCGGGTACACCGACAGGAAGCCGTTCGCGGTCGGCTCGGTCACGGTGACGTTCATGGTCACCGAGGTCACGCCGTCGGCAGGCAGTCCGTTGGCGCCGGCGACCTGCAGAGTCACCGTGCCGCCGGGCGCGACCGGGGTCGTCGTGTCCACCCCGATCTTCGCCCGGGTGTCGAGCACCCGCACCGGGCTGACCGGGACGTACCCGTCGCCATCGGTGATGAACTTCTTCGCGCCGGTGTTCAGGTCGCCGTTGTCGTCCTTCACCGTCAACTGGACCGCGTGCTCGCCCCGGACCGTGAACGTGTGGTGCGCGACCGGGGTGGCCTGGGTGACGACAGTGCCGTCGCCGAAGTCGAATGTGTAGGACGTGATCGGCAGCCAGCCCGGCCGCGAGCCGGACGCGTCGGCGGTGACCTCGCTAC
Proteins encoded in this window:
- a CDS encoding helix-turn-helix domain-containing protein; protein product: MSDSQPAVGAILKAARDAAGLSLSEMERRTHFTKPYLSNVENGRKTATIEVVEAYEKVLGFEVPGDAMERRTLIAALPVGPFAPSLLTEVIRKSLVSGLGESATVDDWQEICEAHGRDCMTTPPAAMLERLTGDLLVLRHQLTDRDNEELRSVAARLATLMAMSAASAGDIRAAPGWYRTAKRMAATTRDVTLMAWIRGREVLRSDYDGYGTPGSILKAAQLSAGMTEGPSVGRMEIMVAVARAYARLGERSSAHAALAEARRAYERLTVVDEAESMYYLPAWRYALRETYVHAALGDTVTVDRVLGEVAAARPANLTRWGVQVDLNRALALGHSGDSRSAVDSAVHAVERTPSAQHTQTMRQLLEGICSAIPDGRHADSVAHLRRIGGLDEHPSRV
- a CDS encoding PKD domain-containing protein — translated: MRRPVSFGTILVALLAGVGATASPAHAATTELFVNNTVSCSDAGPGSAAQPFCTLSASAAAVTAGQTVRVTGSYAEHLTIGKSGTAGSPVTFRPAVDGDTSWVALTGTNAGITVSGQHDVTIIGFQIQGVPTGTTVDVANSTRVTIERIELAALDSGVSAAATAGVRLASVTDSALRSIRIKRDVRPAIAMDAATSGVVVTSAYVRVNDGSLHPGGIEILGPHNSVVRSVVYYSVDTGILVGAGATGTVLASDYVTGALGTAIDNAGASGTAITNNNVANPCSTGIRVSGASTGVSVQNNVVYSNDANPNGCDPAATGVGVGVYDAAVSGTTVDYNIVEPRTGKSLYAWTTPVASLEAFRAVSGQGAHDLDSTDPDARIDSGNSAAPGRQLDYFGKFPVDDPDVPNTGSGPITYADRGARELTRTPSAVLALTQRPGSEVTADASGSRPGWLPITSYTFDFGDGTVVTQATPVAHHTFTVRGEHAVQLTVKDDNGDLNTGAKKFITDGDGYVPVSPVRVLDTRAKIGVDTTTPVAPGGTVTLQVAGANGLPADGVTSVTMNVTVTEPTANGFLSVYPDGQSLPNASNLNWTPGLTVPNLVVVSVVNGKVDFHNTSPGTVHVVADLVGYHSSAGGSVFAPLGPVRVLDTRERIGIPTTTPIAPGGTLTLQVTGGNGVPATGVTAVTMNVTVTQPAANGFLTVYPDGQALPNASNLNWTPGLTAPNLVVVPVVNGKVAFHNTSPGTVHVVADLVGYYTTAGNGAVFHAQSPYRALDTRSGPSGNPVGPGDLYELGVGGLSPDGATAVVLNVTVTEPKDFGFLTVTGDFRQEKPNASNLNWRPGQTVPNLVVVPLNPENGRVRFYNTSSGSVHIVADVVGFYSR